A window of Chthoniobacterales bacterium genomic DNA:
TGGAGAAGCGATCTTCCGAGAGATTTCCGACCGTGAGCGACACGCCGTTCACGGCGATGGAGCCCTTGACCACGAGGTAGCGGGCGAAGGCGGGCCGCAGCTCGAAGGTGAGGCCGAGGTCCGGCCCGGAGGTGTCGACGTCGAGCACGGCAGCGGTGCAATCGACATGTCCCTGCACGAAGTGGCCGCCGAGACGGGCATTGGCGGCGAGGGCGCGTTCGAGATTGACCCGGGAATCTGGCGCGAGGCGGCCGAGGTTGGTCGCCCGCAGGGTCTCGGCGAGCAGGTCGAAGCGCAGGGTGTCTCCGAGAATTTCCGCGACGGTCAGGCAGCAGCCGTTCGTGGCGATGCTTTCGCCGAGCACGGCCTGCGCGGCGAGCGCGGGAGTTTCAATGAAGAGTTGGCCGCCTGCGGGCGTGTTCTCAAAGTTGCGGAGGTATCCGGTGGTTTCGACGAGGCCGGTGAACATGGGGCTAAAAGACTCTCCAGCGGGAGAAGAACAGGAGCGCGATGAGGGCGAAGACGGGGATCAGGATGGGGATGGCGAAGAAGAACAGGTAGGGGAAGAAGCCGGGCACGCGGACGCCGAGTTGCTGCGAGATGCTCTTCACCATGAGATTTGGCCCGTTGCCGATGTAGGTGAGCGCGCCGAAAAAAACGGCGCCGAGCGAGATGGCGACGAGGAAGTGATTGTCGGTCTCGATGAATTTCAGGATGTCGGCGGGAGAGTTGATGTCGAGGCCCTGCGCGCCAGTCGCGGCGGCGAGGAAGGTGAGGTAGGTCGGGGCGTTGTCGAGGAAGCCGGAGAGCAACCCGGTGAACCAGTAGAACTGCATGGGCTCGGTGAGGCCGAGGCTCTTCGAGTGCAGCGAGAGGTAGTCGAGCGCGGGCACCATCGTCGCAAAAATGCCGATGAAGAGCCAGCCGACCTCCTTGATGGGCGCAAAGCTGAAATGGTTCGACGCGTGCACGTCGGGCTTCGTCGTGTAGTAGGACGCCACCGCGGCGGCGATCATGATGAGATCGGGAATCGGGAAGGGCAGCAGCTTGTGGAGGAAGACGCCGGCAAGGATGAGCACGAGGAAGAAGATGTTGTGCAGTCCGTCGAAGCGCCATTCCTCGTGAGCGGTCTCGCGCTGGCGGACATCCACCGGCGCGCGGCGGAAGTTGATCGCGTCGAAAATCGTAAAAATGCCGATGAGCAAGGCGAGGGCGATAGCCCAGGCGACCCAGCAATGCTCGAGCACCCAGAGAAAGGGGACGCCTTTCAGAAAGCCAAGGAACAGAGGCGGATCGCCGATCGGCGTGAGGCAGCCGCCGACATTGCTGACGATGAAAATGAAGAAGACGATGTGGAAGGCGGTGATGCGGTATCTGTTCATCCGGATCCAGGGGCGGATGAGGAGCATCGACGCGCCGGTGGTGCCGATGAGATTCGCGATGATCGCGCCAACGAACAGAAAGACGGCATTGATCCACGGCCGCGCCTCGCCCTTGACCGTGATGTGGATGCCGCCGGCGACGATGAACAGCGAACCGATCAGCGAAATGAAGCTAAAATACTCGTGCGCGACTTCGGCCATGCGCGCGGGATTCTTCAGGACGAAGAGGTAATAGACGGTGGTGACGGCGCCGAGTGCGACCGCGACTTTCGGGTAATGGTGCTCCCACCAATGCGCGTGGATGAAGGGCATCAACGCGATGCTCAGAAGCATTGCGGCAAACGGCAGGATCATCCAGGGATTCGGGTCGGAGGCGTGCGCCGCCGCGGCGAGAAGGAGCTGCATCGGGCGTTTTTATTGGACAGATCGTCGATGCATAACAAGCTCCTTCCCCCAAACTCATGTTGCGCACACTGCCAATCCTCATTCTTGTCGCCGTCGCGTTCCTTTCGGGATGCGCGTCCGTAAGCGTGGACCGGGTGCATCGTCCGGAGGAAAAGGTTTCCGCGCCGTCAGTCATTTACGTGCAGGAATTCTCCGCACCACGAAATGTCTTCCGGGTCGATCGCGGCAAGCGCGACGCGAGAAAGTTCCGGCAGGACATGGCCGCCCAGCTCGCCAGGGCGACGGCTCTTCGGGCGACCAGGCGACTGGTTCCCGCGAAGCCCCTCGAGCGCACCGCGGCGATCCCGTCCGGCCACGCGTGGCTCGTGACCGGACGCTTCGTGCGGGTGAACCAGGGCAGCCGCGCGCTGCGCACCGTGCTGGGCTTCGGGCTTGGCGGCACG
This region includes:
- a CDS encoding sodium:proton antiporter; translated protein: MQLLLAAAAHASDPNPWMILPFAAMLLSIALMPFIHAHWWEHHYPKVAVALGAVTTVYYLFVLKNPARMAEVAHEYFSFISLIGSLFIVAGGIHITVKGEARPWINAVFLFVGAIIANLIGTTGASMLLIRPWIRMNRYRITAFHIVFFIFIVSNVGGCLTPIGDPPLFLGFLKGVPFLWVLEHCWVAWAIALALLIGIFTIFDAINFRRAPVDVRQRETAHEEWRFDGLHNIFFLVLILAGVFLHKLLPFPIPDLIMIAAAVASYYTTKPDVHASNHFSFAPIKEVGWLFIGIFATMVPALDYLSLHSKSLGLTEPMQFYWFTGLLSGFLDNAPTYLTFLAAATGAQGLDINSPADILKFIETDNHFLVAISLGAVFFGALTYIGNGPNLMVKSISQQLGVRVPGFFPYLFFFAIPILIPVFALIALLFFSRWRVF
- a CDS encoding DUF4410 domain-containing protein translates to MLRTLPILILVAVAFLSGCASVSVDRVHRPEEKVSAPSVIYVQEFSAPRNVFRVDRGKRDARKFRQDMAAQLARATALRATRRLVPAKPLERTAAIPSGHAWLVTGRFVRVNQGSRALRTVLGFGLGGTKLETEVVVYEIDGRSRREILRFRTTGGSNAGPGVAPGLIVPNLWLISLDVLVKIGPGLSHDVIRTSREIVAVLSEYMAREGFISPKKVYRAKKLGQWP
- a CDS encoding riboflavin synthase, which codes for MFTGLVETTGYLRNFENTPAGGQLFIETPALAAQAVLGESIATNGCCLTVAEILGDTLRFDLLAETLRATNLGRLAPDSRVNLERALAANARLGGHFVQGHVDCTAAVLDVDTSGPDLGLTFELRPAFARYLVVKGSIAVNGVSLTVGNLSEDRFSIWIIPHTRAETNLGDLLPGEQVNLEFDLLAKYAERLLAARA